CGAGCGCACCCTCCAGCGTGGACCTCACGGACCACGTCGTCATCTGTGCGTACACCCCGCGCGGCGAGACGCTCATCGAGGAACTCGACAGTCGGGAAATCCCCTACGTCGTGCTCGAAGCCGACCGCGAGCGCGCCGACGACCTCCACGAGGACGGTCTCCGAGTGGTGCACGGCGACCCCGAGGTACCCGACGCGCTCGCGCGAGTGAACCTCGCCGACGCGCGGGCGCTCGTCGCCGACGCGAGCGACGAGGTGAACGCCTCGATCGCGCTCGCGGCCGCCGACTGGGCCGACACCAGGGTGATCACGTTCGTCGAGGACACCGCTGTCGCCGACTACCACCGCTATGCGGGTGCCGACGACGTGTTCTCGCCGCGCCGGCTCGTCGGCGAGAGCCTCGCGGACAAGGTCACGACGGCGGTCTCGGCCGAACTCGGCGACGTCATCGAGATCGGTGCGGACTTCGAGGTCGCCGAACTGCCGGTCCAGCCCGGCAGCGACCTCGCGGGGGCCACCATCGCCGACAGCGCCATCGGCGAGCAGACGGGCGCGAACGTCATCGGCGCGTGGCTGCGCGGCGAGTTCGTCAGCCCGCCCGGTCCCGAGGCTCGCCTCGACGAACACTCCTTACTGCTGGTAGCCGGCCGCGAATCCCAGCTCGAACGGCTGAAGGAGATGACGCTGCTCGAAACCCGCCCACACCGGCGCGGTCGCGTCATCGTCGCCGGTCTCGGCGAAGTCGGTTCCACGGTAAAGGAGGCGGTCGAAGACGACGGCCTCGAAACGGTCGGCGTCGACATCGAGGACGTGCCGGGTACCGATGTCCGTGGCGACGCCACCGAAGAGAGTACCCTGAGAGAGGCGGGCATCGACGGGGCGAGCGCCGTGATCCTCGCGCTGCCGAACGACACACAGACCGTCTTTGCGACGCTGGTCATCCGCGAACTCGCGCCCGACGTGGAGGTGCTCGCGCGCGTCAAGGAGACCGCGAGCGTCCGCAAACTCTACCGCGCCGGCGCGGACTACGTTCTCGCGCTGCCGGTCGTCAGCGGCCGGATGCTCGCCTCCACCATCTTGGACGAGGAGGTGATGAGCTTCGACAAGCAGATCGAGGTGATCAAGACCCGCTGTCCGCGCCTCGACGGGCGCACCCTCCGCGAGGCCGACGTCCGCGCACGCACCGGTTGTACCGTCATCGCGGTCGAGCGCGACGGGACGACCGTCACGGACGTCGGTCCCGACTTCGAAATCCGGGCGAGCGACGAACTCGTCGTCGTCGGCATCGACGCGGACGTCAACCGCTTCGCCGCGCTGCTCGAGTGACTCACGCGCCGTAGAGTTCCGTGTCGGGATGGAAGTCACGCCACGCGAACAGGAACATCGGCGAGGCGTCGTTGGCCCGCTCCAGCCGTGTGCCTCCGTGGGGTCCATCGACTGCCCGACCCGTCGTGCGCTCCCAGCGCGACCCGCCGGCACGCAGATGGCCGTCGCCGGCCGGCCCGAATTCCATGAGTTCGCCGTCGACTCGCCGCTCGTAGGCGACGAGACTCGCGCCCGGCGCGACCGTAATCACTACGGGCAGGTCGCCGACGCGGTCGTTGACGACGCCCGCCCCTCGCACGGCGTCGAACGGATAGGCCCGCACCGCCGTCCCTGTGCTGATGCCGATGACCTCCGTCTTCGGGTGGCGTTCCCCGGCGTAGCTCTCGCCGCCGATACCGATGCGCCGGGACTCGTCGTAGCCCACGTAGGGGTTCGACTCGTAATCGCGCGACGTCGGACCACCGATGGTTCCCGAGACCGGCGGCGGGAGCAACACTTCTGTATCAGGGTGGCTATCGGTCCACGCACCCCACGTCGTCAGCGTCGACGGCACGAGCGAGAGCGTTTGTCCCGTTTTCGGCCCGCGAATGGCGGTCGCCATGATCTGACTCCACAGACTGTCGGTCGCGCGGTCGTACATCACTAAATCGGAGTTCCAGAGGTAGCCCGACACCCCGAAGACGATCTCCTCGCCGTCGACCGTTCGCTCGGCGGTCAGGCCGCTCCCACAGAGCGGACAGTAGGTGACCAACAGCGGACCACCGAAGTCGTCGTTGACGATCTCGTGCCAGTTGAGGACGGCGAGCGGGTAGGCGCGCGCTCGGCCACCGCGCTCGACGCCGACGACCCGTTCCTCCGGGTCGAGCGTCGGGTCCGATCGGTACTCGACGCCCTCCCGATTGCTGGCCGTCGTCGAGAAGTCGCTCCAGTCGGTGCCGAATCGCGGGTCGACTATCGCCGGGATGCCGTCCTTCGCCGCACCGCGCTGGAGGTCGCTCTTCGGGACCGGCAGCGAGACTTCTCCTTGGTTCGCACTGGTTCCCGTGGTGTTCCCCTCGCCCCGAGCGGCCGCTGCCGTCGGCGACGCGCGGCCCGCGTCCGGCCGACCGACGAGACCCGCACAGCCCGCAAAGGCGGGCACTCCCGTCGCGAGCGCCGCGAGACAGCGTCGTCGGTCCATACTCCCGAATGCCGGCCACCGGGGTTAACGAACGCGGGCTTGTGCGTGAACAGCTCACACACGCTACAGCGTTTTCGTCCGGCGGCCGTAGTGGGAGCTATGGGATGGACACGTCGGCGACTGCTCGGGGCGAGCGGGGTCGCTGGCGCAGGTGTGCTCACCGGCTGTTCGGGCGTACTCGGCCGCACG
This region of Halococcus sediminicola genomic DNA includes:
- a CDS encoding potassium channel family protein, yielding MNTWQRRTVRSLVVLAAMIVVYALVYDYGMSAFEGEPETFLHSLQVVVEAFTTTGFGSDAPWTSPAMNLLVIAMDLTGVALIFLALPVVVFPLLEETLSTSAPSSVDLTDHVVICAYTPRGETLIEELDSREIPYVVLEADRERADDLHEDGLRVVHGDPEVPDALARVNLADARALVADASDEVNASIALAAADWADTRVITFVEDTAVADYHRYAGADDVFSPRRLVGESLADKVTTAVSAELGDVIEIGADFEVAELPVQPGSDLAGATIADSAIGEQTGANVIGAWLRGEFVSPPGPEARLDEHSLLLVAGRESQLERLKEMTLLETRPHRRGRVIVAGLGEVGSTVKEAVEDDGLETVGVDIEDVPGTDVRGDATEESTLREAGIDGASAVILALPNDTQTVFATLVIRELAPDVEVLARVKETASVRKLYRAGADYVLALPVVSGRMLASTILDEEVMSFDKQIEVIKTRCPRLDGRTLREADVRARTGCTVIAVERDGTTVTDVGPDFEIRASDELVVVGIDADVNRFAALLE
- a CDS encoding DUF3179 domain-containing protein; its protein translation is MDRRRCLAALATGVPAFAGCAGLVGRPDAGRASPTAAAARGEGNTTGTSANQGEVSLPVPKSDLQRGAAKDGIPAIVDPRFGTDWSDFSTTASNREGVEYRSDPTLDPEERVVGVERGGRARAYPLAVLNWHEIVNDDFGGPLLVTYCPLCGSGLTAERTVDGEEIVFGVSGYLWNSDLVMYDRATDSLWSQIMATAIRGPKTGQTLSLVPSTLTTWGAWTDSHPDTEVLLPPPVSGTIGGPTSRDYESNPYVGYDESRRIGIGGESYAGERHPKTEVIGISTGTAVRAYPFDAVRGAGVVNDRVGDLPVVITVAPGASLVAYERRVDGELMEFGPAGDGHLRAGGSRWERTTGRAVDGPHGGTRLERANDASPMFLFAWRDFHPDTELYGA